GTATGTATATTTTGCTACTTAGCATCCAATGTAAGATTATCTTAGTCGATATCGAGCGATTGCACTAACCCTTCAATCGGGCGATGCGACTTGTCGACCCCGCTGCTCTGCTGCAATCGCGCCTATGTACGGCTCAACAACGACTTCTACGAACGAAGCCTCGCGACCTTTCGTGACTTGGCAGCGTATTCTCGATTGGGCACAGACACATTACCGCGAGCGCACCTTTACCAAGGACGAGCGCATTCCAGCGCGACCCGGGCTGCTGTATCTATTACACCGTGGAGCCGTACGTTTGGTCGGCTCGGCCCGGGAATCGGCAGCGTCTCCCGCTTCACTGCCAGATGGCAACGAGGAGACCTTTTTAGGGTTTGTGGGTGCCGGTCAGCCGTTCGAGATCGTGGCGCAGTCTCCGTTTACGCTTCAAGCTTTTGCTCATGTCGAGCAGACATCTGTTGTATGGATGTACTGGCACGATTTGGATAACTGGCCGCACTTTCGCTGGGAAATTCTCGATGCCTTCCGGAGACAGCACCAGCGCAAACTGATTTGGCTGAGCACGCTCGGGCAGCGCCAGACAATCGATCGCTTGTTAGGATTTATCACGCTGTTAGTTGAAGAGCATGGCGAACCCTCTGAGGGCGGCTACTATCTGCCGTTCCCGCTGACCCACGCCCAAATTGGTAGCGCGATCGGCTCGACCCGCGTTACGGTCACGCGCTT
This genomic interval from Rubidibacter lacunae KORDI 51-2 contains the following:
- a CDS encoding Crp/Fnr family transcriptional regulator, with the translated sequence MTWQRILDWAQTHYRERTFTKDERIPARPGLLYLLHRGAVRLVGSARESAASPASLPDGNEETFLGFVGAGQPFEIVAQSPFTLQAFAHVEQTSVVWMYWHDLDNWPHFRWEILDAFRRQHQRKLIWLSTLGQRQTIDRLLGFITLLVEEHGEPSEGGYYLPFPLTHAQIGSAIGSTRVTVTRLMGKLRQRGEISIVGDNLICLPTPNGQLRSSVAELQLLSEDDPDDDADLADLDSDADVDRDVDS